A window of the Thermococcus sp. genome harbors these coding sequences:
- a CDS encoding nucleotidyltransferase domain-containing protein, which yields MGILLYGSYAKGEATKRSDVDICLVKPKPGTYEMVLEKLGGKYDVKVFEELPLYIQIEVIRNHRIIYGDELELSEYFYRFRKLWKDMEHRIKENRFKSVREKVKLRRRAREKAKVLGKA from the coding sequence ATGGGGATACTCCTCTATGGCTCATACGCTAAAGGAGAGGCAACAAAGCGGAGCGACGTTGATATCTGTTTGGTAAAACCAAAGCCGGGGACTTACGAGATGGTTCTTGAAAAGCTCGGTGGAAAGTACGACGTGAAGGTCTTCGAGGAGCTTCCGCTCTACATCCAGATAGAGGTCATCAGAAACCACAGGATAATCTATGGCGACGAGCTTGAGCTTTCCGAGTACTTTTACCGGTTCAGGAAGCTCTGGAAAGACATGGAGCACCGTATCAAGGAGAACCGGTTCAAGAGCGTGAGGGAGAAAGTAAAACTCAGGAGGCGTGCCCGTGAGAAGGCAAAGGTACTTGGAAAAGCTTGA